A section of the Adhaeribacter radiodurans genome encodes:
- a CDS encoding DUF4238 domain-containing protein, with the protein MAQSKKHHIIPQSVLQNFSYQNNKKQIYVYDKKRSNLFLSSIVDAGSENHFNSIKLGDLDLNFESFFDTNDSSLATIIKKIIDKESIAGINTKETKTLIRCIAFQLMRTKIQRTTFVSFHEQLKMRIENEGWLSDIHIPSEQEAKLYNLAQLSNIEKIAKSLDDKIILLYKTHSQRYWITDNPIIVFNSLPYGDNDIESRGIQIYFPISEKFVLCLLCPSHLEEISIKYQSFNSKHIIDTQLITDNHFETQIMESRGISFLKYLQISSSSRFIYSSDNDFLFATEVLKEFPKYREITSQGVVGEVGKGPLPQKNMPKGEYLVVHGNRFNHMIKINVIKGHITAKFIANDSEAMKRVENDKPHRSAEIYSDGRINKQIPNPQFDKFTVDEKIHYELSYKDKSIEALFKEILKEK; encoded by the coding sequence ATGGCTCAATCCAAAAAGCACCACATAATACCGCAATCCGTTTTACAGAACTTCAGTTATCAAAATAACAAGAAGCAAATTTATGTCTATGATAAAAAAAGATCGAATTTATTTTTAAGTTCAATCGTAGATGCCGGAAGTGAGAATCATTTCAACTCTATAAAACTCGGTGACTTAGATCTTAACTTTGAATCATTTTTTGATACTAATGATTCTTCACTTGCGACAATTATAAAAAAGATAATCGACAAAGAAAGTATTGCCGGCATAAATACTAAAGAGACTAAAACTCTAATTAGATGCATAGCTTTTCAGCTAATGCGTACCAAGATACAGCGGACAACGTTTGTTTCTTTCCACGAACAATTAAAGATGCGGATTGAAAATGAAGGGTGGTTATCTGACATACATATCCCATCAGAGCAAGAGGCTAAACTTTATAATCTAGCACAGCTATCCAACATTGAAAAAATAGCTAAGAGTTTAGACGATAAGATTATCCTATTATATAAAACACACTCTCAACGTTATTGGATCACAGATAATCCTATAATTGTATTTAATAGCTTACCTTATGGTGATAATGATATAGAATCTAGAGGAATTCAAATATATTTCCCAATTTCTGAAAAATTTGTATTGTGCCTCTTATGTCCTTCACATTTGGAAGAAATTAGTATAAAGTACCAGTCTTTTAATTCTAAACATATAATTGATACTCAATTAATAACTGACAACCACTTTGAAACCCAAATAATGGAGTCAAGAGGTATTAGTTTTCTTAAATACTTACAAATTTCTTCATCTTCAAGATTTATTTATAGCAGTGACAACGACTTCCTTTTCGCTACAGAAGTTTTGAAAGAATTTCCCAAATATAGGGAAATCACATCACAAGGAGTTGTTGGTGAAGTTGGTAAAGGGCCATTACCGCAGAAGAACATGCCTAAAGGTGAATACCTGGTTGTGCATGGCAATAGATTTAACCATATGATAAAAATCAATGTGATAAAAGGGCATATTACTGCAAAATTTATTGCTAACGATTCAGAGGCTATGAAAAGAGTTGAGAATGATAAACCACATCGAAGCGCTGAGATTTATTCAGATGGTAGAATAAATAAGCAAATACCTAACCCGCAATTTGATAAGTTTACTGTAGATGAAAAAATACATTACGAGTTAAGTTATAAAGATAAATCTATCGAAGCACTCTTTAAAGAGATATTGAAAGAA